One Methanobacterium sp. genomic region harbors:
- a CDS encoding cation diffusion facilitator family transporter → MNNEAKNNLKKGGKAAIDSSLINLLLALFKGVIGFLSGSIALIADSIHSFSDIVASLAVYIGLKLSMRMPDEKFPYGYYKIESFASLIISVIIVITGIEIALDSYNAFLSPSTIEIPLVALFAAALSALVSFLLARYKQEIGRTIGSQALINDGKHSFIDIFSSIIVFVGILSSYMGYLRIQGISGILVALLIIYMGFKLAKDDILVLLDANMDPEKIEEIRTIAENVAGVEGVHAIKVRRSGPFVFAELHLETKKGLSVKNASEITGNIKKAVKGRIKNLDSLTVQIEPFKKERLRVAVLVENKKGLQSDISEHFARAHYILIADVVKGQIISTVVKDNPGTTLEKKKGIETAEFLEKEKVDVLVSTGVGEGPKYVLSDKSIDVMVPRGKNLEEMIMDVYK, encoded by the coding sequence ATGAATAACGAAGCTAAAAATAACTTAAAGAAAGGAGGAAAAGCAGCTATAGATTCCAGCTTAATAAATCTTTTACTTGCATTATTTAAAGGTGTAATTGGGTTTTTATCTGGAAGTATAGCTTTAATAGCAGATTCTATTCACTCTTTTTCTGATATAGTTGCATCTCTGGCAGTATACATTGGATTAAAACTATCCATGCGAATGCCAGATGAAAAATTTCCTTATGGCTATTATAAGATTGAATCATTTGCATCTTTGATAATATCTGTAATAATAGTTATAACAGGTATAGAAATAGCTTTAGATTCTTATAACGCGTTTTTAAGTCCAAGTACAATCGAAATACCTCTTGTTGCCCTCTTTGCCGCTGCTCTTTCGGCATTAGTTTCGTTTTTACTTGCAAGATATAAACAGGAGATAGGTAGAACAATAGGTTCTCAGGCACTTATTAATGATGGAAAACACAGTTTTATCGATATATTTTCGTCAATAATCGTTTTTGTAGGTATACTATCCTCTTACATGGGTTATTTAAGAATACAGGGAATTTCAGGAATTCTGGTTGCACTTTTAATCATTTACATGGGCTTTAAATTGGCAAAAGATGATATACTTGTTCTTTTGGATGCCAACATGGATCCTGAAAAGATTGAAGAAATTAGAACTATTGCCGAAAATGTTGCTGGTGTTGAAGGGGTACATGCTATTAAAGTTAGAAGATCAGGTCCCTTTGTATTTGCAGAACTACATCTTGAAACCAAAAAAGGATTATCAGTGAAAAATGCATCTGAGATTACCGGAAATATAAAAAAGGCCGTAAAAGGTAGAATTAAAAATTTAGACAGTTTAACGGTTCAGATAGAACCTTTTAAAAAGGAAAGGTTAAGGGTTGCAGTTCTTGTGGAGAATAAAAAGGGTTTGCAGTCTGATATTTCTGAACATTTTGCCAGAGCGCATTATATTTTAATTGCAGATGTGGTCAAGGGCCAAATAATTAGTACTGTAGTTAAAGATAATCCCGGAACTACACTGGAGAAAAAGAAAGGAATTGAAACTGCTGAATTTTTAGAAAAAGAAAAGGTAGATGTTTTGGTAAGTACTGGAGTGGGTGAAGGCCCAAAATACGTTTTATCAGATAAATCGATAGATGTCATGGTCCCAAGAGGTAAGAATCTTGAAGAAATGATAATGGATGTATACAAATGA
- a CDS encoding metal-dependent transcriptional regulator, with product MIEINEDLPKLTKSIEDYIEVMYNLRKVKGSIRVTDIAEKLDVKPSSVVEAVNKISKLKLVSREKYGEIKLNEMGIQIAEGIIHKHNTLKKFLDVLGVDDTTAEKEACAMEHILSNSTINKIEKFTEFIESSQDQVF from the coding sequence ATGATTGAGATAAACGAAGATTTACCTAAGTTAACAAAAAGCATTGAAGATTATATTGAAGTGATGTACAACTTGAGAAAGGTTAAAGGATCAATCAGGGTAACTGACATAGCTGAAAAACTTGATGTTAAGCCTTCAAGTGTGGTGGAAGCGGTTAATAAAATTTCCAAGCTGAAACTTGTATCCCGGGAAAAATATGGTGAAATAAAATTAAATGAAATGGGAATACAAATTGCAGAGGGTATTATACATAAGCACAACACCCTTAAAAAATTTTTAGATGTTTTAGGTGTTGATGATACTACTGCTGAGAAAGAAGCATGTGCAATGGAACACATATTAAGTAATTCAACAATTAACAAGATTGAAAAATTTACAGAATTTATTGAGAGCAGTCAAGATCAAGTTTTTTAA
- a CDS encoding methyl-coenzyme M reductase glutamine C-methyltransferase codes for MSKSIKITVLTPEFYNYGAMLIAGVLKDTGYNVDIQKGFEGIIDADVVLISLHSTIHLLKYREEIEKINSFKIVGGPVSNSPELVFKYLSVDAVIIGEGESSTLKILEKIEADDHEADQLNEIEGIAFKKGNEIIKTKKTASSPMIRPLPLIPDDISSENIRGANVYIETHRGCPGNCGFCQVPCFFGRDVRSRTLDDIIIEVKEFLKKGAKRIAISGGTGSLYGSKKFKITDEYAFTELLKEISSLTGPQNLTIPDIRIDMMNDEILEAVKNYTNGWIFFGIESGSDRMLRKMKKGIKVDDVKDAIEAARKHSIKIAGSFIVGYPGESEDDFEATVELADELMLDDYFVSIAEPIPGTPLADDVIKTPLNENLLFIKSDKYKNYELSIAEERCLNLMLDSYVFRSIPVAMTDNLFKTLLEETKSQGNHIRAVTEMIL; via the coding sequence ATGTCAAAAAGCATTAAGATTACCGTTTTAACTCCTGAATTTTATAATTATGGTGCAATGCTCATTGCAGGTGTTTTAAAAGATACAGGATACAATGTAGATATTCAAAAAGGTTTTGAAGGAATAATAGATGCCGACGTTGTTTTAATAAGTCTTCATTCTACCATACATCTACTCAAATACAGAGAAGAAATTGAAAAAATTAATAGTTTTAAAATAGTTGGCGGACCAGTAAGTAACAGTCCAGAACTTGTTTTCAAATATCTATCTGTTGATGCAGTTATTATTGGAGAAGGTGAAAGCAGTACCCTCAAAATTCTTGAAAAGATTGAGGCCGATGATCATGAAGCTGATCAACTTAATGAAATTGAAGGCATTGCTTTTAAAAAGGGAAATGAAATAATCAAAACTAAAAAAACAGCATCTTCACCTATGATACGGCCATTACCATTAATACCTGACGATATCTCATCTGAAAACATACGAGGAGCAAATGTATACATCGAAACCCATAGAGGATGCCCAGGTAACTGTGGATTCTGCCAGGTGCCATGCTTCTTTGGAAGGGATGTCAGGAGCCGGACACTTGACGATATTATAATTGAAGTCAAAGAATTTCTTAAAAAAGGAGCTAAGCGAATTGCTATAAGTGGTGGGACCGGATCTTTATACGGCAGTAAAAAATTTAAAATTACAGATGAATATGCATTTACTGAACTTTTAAAGGAAATAAGCAGTTTAACAGGCCCTCAAAATCTTACAATTCCAGATATTCGTATTGATATGATGAACGATGAAATACTGGAAGCTGTTAAAAATTATACCAACGGATGGATCTTTTTTGGCATAGAGTCTGGAAGTGACAGAATGCTGAGGAAGATGAAAAAGGGAATAAAAGTTGATGATGTTAAAGACGCCATTGAAGCTGCACGAAAACACAGCATCAAGATAGCTGGATCTTTTATAGTCGGATATCCTGGTGAAAGTGAAGATGACTTTGAAGCTACAGTCGAACTTGCCGATGAATTAATGCTTGATGATTATTTTGTAAGCATCGCAGAGCCAATTCCAGGAACACCCCTTGCAGATGATGTAATTAAAACTCCTTTAAATGAAAATCTGCTGTTTATAAAAAGTGATAAATACAAGAATTACGAATTGAGCATTGCAGAAGAACGCTGCCTTAATTTAATGTTGGATTCCTACGTATTTAGAAGCATTCCAGTAGCTATGACTGATAATTTATTTAAAACATTGTTAGAAGAAACTAAATCGCAGGGAAACCATATAAGGGCTGTGACAGAAATGATACTGTAA
- the mmp10 gene encoding methyl coenzyme M reductase-arginine methyltransferase Mmp10 (Mmp10 (methanogenesis marker protein 10) is a cobalamin-requiring radical SAM methyltransferase that creates the methylarginine modification to methyl coenzyme M reductase.) gives MQIVADVGGIPGKDCNGFCKYCYFRKVKGTEALGCKNCSLGKVGCDSCTTGIREIGNEFQSPFFVISSVQNSLMLGDYRDANLKVNISGGGDVSCYPYLFDIVSAFSDFGLPIHLGYTSGKGITDAKMAEDLVSKEVSEVTFTVFSTDPNIRREWVNDKTAEESIKALQIFCESSEVHAASVIVPGVNDGEDLFKTCSTLEDWGAKAFILMRFANFRNQGLILGNEPILDGVVPHELDEFEALVRKINDEFNFKVTGTPLCDPDNDTPFAISKDKNKDYLDILSKITSEATILTSKVAAPFIEKIIGNIEASDLVNVVAVDQDIGCLITQKDLEEVDFSQLKETVIIPGRAYVHDKIAEEVLSSDGVDRLVARGPDKLTADGEMSGTLSPQDALKQELIAFEDLIGAINFFGVRR, from the coding sequence ATGCAAATCGTAGCTGACGTAGGTGGAATACCTGGAAAAGACTGTAACGGTTTTTGTAAATACTGTTACTTTAGAAAAGTAAAAGGCACAGAAGCTCTAGGATGCAAAAATTGTTCGCTAGGTAAAGTTGGATGTGACAGCTGTACAACTGGTATTAGAGAGATAGGGAACGAATTTCAATCACCTTTTTTTGTTATAAGCTCTGTACAAAACTCCCTTATGTTAGGAGACTATCGTGATGCTAATTTAAAAGTAAATATAAGTGGTGGAGGAGATGTAAGCTGTTACCCTTATCTCTTTGACATCGTTTCTGCATTCTCGGATTTTGGACTCCCAATACATCTTGGATATACCAGCGGTAAAGGTATTACTGATGCTAAAATGGCAGAAGATCTTGTTTCAAAGGAAGTTAGTGAAGTAACATTTACTGTTTTCTCCACAGATCCAAATATAAGAAGAGAATGGGTAAACGATAAAACTGCCGAAGAATCCATTAAGGCCCTTCAAATATTCTGTGAAAGCTCAGAGGTACATGCTGCTTCTGTTATAGTGCCTGGAGTAAATGACGGCGAAGATTTATTTAAAACATGCTCCACTTTAGAAGACTGGGGTGCCAAAGCATTTATACTCATGCGATTCGCTAATTTCAGGAATCAAGGCTTAATATTAGGTAATGAACCAATATTAGACGGAGTAGTTCCCCATGAACTTGACGAATTCGAAGCGTTAGTTAGAAAAATAAACGACGAATTCAATTTCAAAGTTACAGGAACTCCACTTTGCGATCCTGACAACGATACTCCTTTTGCAATTTCAAAGGATAAAAATAAAGATTATTTAGATATACTATCCAAAATCACTTCCGAAGCCACTATCTTAACAAGTAAAGTTGCAGCTCCATTTATAGAAAAAATAATTGGAAATATTGAAGCGTCTGATCTTGTTAATGTTGTTGCAGTAGATCAGGATATCGGATGCCTTATTACTCAAAAAGACCTTGAAGAGGTAGATTTCAGCCAGTTAAAAGAGACTGTGATAATACCCGGCCGTGCATATGTACACGATAAAATTGCTGAAGAAGTTTTAAGCAGTGATGGGGTAGATCGGCTGGTTGCAAGAGGCCCTGATAAATTAACTGCTGATGGGGAAATGAGCGGAACTTTAAGCCCCCAAGATGCTCTAAAGCAAGAATTAATCGCTTTTGAAGATTTAATAGGCGCAATAAATTTCTTTGGAGTTCGAAGATAG
- the mcrB gene encoding coenzyme-B sulfoethylthiotransferase subunit beta: protein MARFEDKIDLYDDRGNLVEEQVPLEALSPLRNPAIRSIVQGIKRTIAVNLEGIENALRSGKVAGGKILGRELDLDIVGNAEAIAQEAKEMILVEEGDDTKVELLAGGKRALVQIPSLRLEAAAEYSATSLVTASAFIQAIVNQFDVGMYDANVVKAAVLGRYPQTVEYAGGNMATMLDVPQKLEGPGYALRNIPVNHVVATTLKNTMQAAALSTILEQTAMFEMGDATGRFERMHLLGLAYQGMNADNIVYDLVKDNGKEGTVGSVILDLVNRASEDGVIGVEKEMGGDFKLYGTDDLAKWNAYNAAGQMAATMVNQGAARAAQGVSSTLLYYNDIIEFATGLPGVDFGRAEGVAVGFSFFSHSIYGGGGPGIFNGNHIVTRHSKGFAIPCVAAAMALDAGTQMFSPEATSGLIKDVYSQVDEFREPLKYVVEAAADIKGDI from the coding sequence ATGGCAAGATTTGAAGATAAGATCGACTTGTACGACGACAGAGGCAATCTTGTTGAAGAACAAGTTCCACTAGAAGCCCTAAGTCCTTTGAGAAACCCAGCGATCAGAAGTATCGTTCAGGGTATTAAGAGGACCATAGCAGTTAACCTAGAAGGTATAGAGAACGCTCTAAGATCCGGAAAGGTTGCCGGAGGAAAAATTTTAGGAAGAGAATTAGATCTCGACATAGTCGGAAATGCTGAAGCCATCGCACAAGAAGCAAAAGAAATGATTCTTGTGGAAGAAGGCGACGACACAAAAGTCGAACTTTTAGCAGGCGGAAAGAGAGCATTAGTACAAATACCATCACTAAGGCTTGAAGCAGCAGCTGAATACTCAGCAACATCATTAGTAACTGCGTCAGCGTTTATTCAGGCTATAGTTAACCAGTTTGACGTTGGAATGTATGATGCAAACGTGGTAAAAGCAGCAGTATTAGGTAGATATCCACAAACCGTAGAATACGCAGGTGGAAACATGGCTACCATGCTGGATGTACCTCAGAAATTAGAAGGTCCAGGTTACGCATTAAGAAACATTCCGGTTAACCACGTCGTTGCAACAACTCTCAAAAACACAATGCAAGCAGCAGCTTTGTCAACAATCCTCGAACAAACAGCTATGTTTGAAATGGGAGATGCAACAGGAAGATTCGAAAGAATGCACCTTCTTGGTTTAGCTTACCAAGGAATGAATGCTGATAACATTGTATATGATCTTGTAAAAGACAACGGTAAAGAAGGAACAGTAGGATCTGTTATACTGGACCTAGTTAACAGAGCATCTGAAGATGGTGTAATAGGCGTCGAAAAAGAAATGGGCGGCGACTTCAAATTATACGGAACAGATGACCTGGCCAAATGGAATGCATACAACGCAGCAGGACAAATGGCAGCTACTATGGTCAACCAGGGTGCTGCAAGAGCAGCTCAGGGTGTATCCTCAACATTGTTATACTACAACGATATTATTGAATTCGCAACAGGATTACCTGGTGTGGACTTCGGTAGAGCTGAAGGTGTAGCAGTAGGATTTTCATTCTTCAGTCACTCCATCTATGGTGGAGGTGGACCTGGTATCTTTAACGGTAACCACATCGTTACAAGACACAGTAAAGGATTCGCTATACCTTGCGTAGCGGCTGCAATGGCTCTTGATGCAGGTACACAGATGTTCTCCCCAGAAGCAACCTCAGGACTAATCAAAGACGTATACAGTCAAGTTGATGAATTCCGAGAACCACTCAAATATGTAGTGGAAGCAGCTGCCGACATAAAAGGCGATATTTAA
- the mcrD gene encoding methyl-coenzyme M reductase operon protein D: protein MDIEIFPHRLLNVDTAERLLNDLDSIEGIKRMIIHGPRLPPVREGHPDRRIMVVSGEEVEVQVKPGRILLEIESEDVIEDVKEVCEDHLPFGYNIHIGHFIRKQKTVSDQLKYGEELDNIPDEMVGLTDQNAQLSERAQILKRKDEK, encoded by the coding sequence ATGGATATCGAGATATTTCCACACAGATTGTTGAACGTAGATACCGCTGAAAGATTATTAAATGATCTTGATAGCATCGAAGGTATCAAAAGAATGATTATACACGGACCGAGACTTCCTCCAGTGAGAGAAGGACACCCAGACCGCAGAATTATGGTTGTAAGCGGAGAAGAAGTAGAAGTACAAGTGAAACCCGGTAGAATACTACTGGAAATCGAATCAGAAGACGTCATTGAAGATGTAAAAGAAGTTTGTGAAGATCATTTACCATTTGGATATAACATCCATATTGGACACTTCATAAGAAAACAGAAAACAGTTTCAGATCAGCTCAAATATGGCGAGGAATTAGATAATATTCCTGATGAAATGGTTGGATTAACTGACCAGAACGCACAACTCAGTGAAAGAGCACAAATACTAAAGAGGAAAGACGAAAAATGA
- the mcrC gene encoding methyl-coenzyme M reductase I operon protein C, with protein sequence MIGKGTHIVDCRVAMGMGEGGGIAQRGTFAQSGSDVLTIAMSPGRRHITKPVCEITFALREANIMTSTLVLNAGAGVPHDAPAAGGGSLFGLTPTEIEQINMHKLILVHLGGVKHHIVYKARLILRHVEKPCVIICEYPVDFEDFAKIGVKTKAVMPEEPKTKGEIVDIISGVIRGETSPQEKLDEIIRKVRLALGGA encoded by the coding sequence ATGATTGGTAAAGGCACACACATCGTAGACTGCAGAGTAGCGATGGGTATGGGTGAAGGAGGAGGAATTGCTCAAAGGGGGACATTTGCCCAGAGTGGCAGTGATGTTTTAACAATAGCAATGTCTCCTGGAAGGAGACACATAACAAAACCAGTCTGTGAGATAACATTCGCGTTACGGGAAGCTAATATAATGACAAGTACTCTCGTGTTGAATGCCGGTGCCGGTGTTCCGCATGATGCTCCAGCAGCTGGAGGGGGCAGTCTTTTTGGACTTACTCCAACAGAAATAGAGCAAATAAACATGCATAAACTTATACTGGTACACCTCGGAGGTGTTAAACACCACATTGTGTACAAAGCCCGGTTAATACTTCGACATGTAGAGAAACCTTGCGTAATCATTTGTGAATATCCAGTTGACTTTGAAGATTTTGCAAAGATTGGTGTCAAAACTAAAGCTGTAATGCCCGAGGAGCCTAAAACAAAAGGTGAAATTGTGGATATAATAAGCGGCGTAATTAGAGGAGAAACCAGTCCCCAAGAAAAGTTGGATGAAATTATTAGAAAAGTTAGGTTAGCACTAGGAGGTGCATGA
- the mcrG gene encoding coenzyme-B sulfoethylthiotransferase subunit gamma, with translation MAKYYPGTSKVAQNRSNFQDPEYELEKLREVSDEDVVSILGHRAPGEEYPSAHPPLEEMDEPEDPIRELVEPVDGAKAGDRVRYIQFTDSMYFAPAQPYLRSRAYLCRYRGADAGTLSGRQIIEARERDLEKISKELLETEFFDPARSGIRGKSVHGHSLRLDEDGMMFDMLRRQILNKETGQVEAVKNQIGDELDEPVALGAPLDEETLKDKTTIYRKDGEAYRDDKDAVEVCQRIHVLRSQGGFYPE, from the coding sequence ATGGCAAAATATTATCCTGGAACAAGTAAGGTTGCCCAAAACAGAAGTAATTTCCAAGATCCAGAATATGAACTTGAAAAACTGAGGGAAGTCTCTGACGAAGATGTTGTAAGCATACTCGGACACAGAGCTCCTGGTGAGGAATATCCAAGCGCTCACCCACCACTTGAAGAAATGGATGAACCAGAAGACCCGATCAGGGAACTCGTTGAACCTGTCGACGGTGCTAAAGCCGGTGACAGAGTAAGATACATACAGTTTACTGACTCCATGTATTTTGCTCCAGCTCAACCATATCTCCGATCAAGAGCATATTTATGCAGATATAGAGGAGCAGATGCAGGTACTCTCTCTGGAAGACAAATTATCGAAGCCAGAGAAAGAGACCTTGAAAAAATCTCAAAAGAACTCCTTGAAACTGAATTCTTTGACCCTGCAAGATCAGGTATAAGAGGAAAATCTGTTCACGGTCACTCCTTAAGGCTTGATGAAGACGGTATGATGTTTGACATGCTCAGAAGGCAGATCCTGAACAAAGAAACTGGACAAGTAGAAGCCGTCAAAAACCAAATTGGTGACGAACTCGACGAACCAGTAGCTTTAGGAGCTCCATTAGACGAAGAAACCCTTAAAGATAAAACCACCATTTACAGAAAAGATGGTGAAGCATACAGAGACGACAAAGACGCAGTTGAAGTATGTCAAAGAATACACGTACTAAGATCCCAAGGTGGGTTCTATCCTGAATAA
- the mcrA gene encoding coenzyme-B sulfoethylthiotransferase subunit alpha — translation MADKKFMEALKKKFEEAPEESKTHFYDLGGWKQSERKTEFVKAGKEIAEKRGIPMYNPDVGTPLGQRVLMPYQISTTDTYVEGDDLHFVNNAAMQQFWDDIRRTVIVGLNTAHNVIEKRLGKEVTPETITTYLETVNHAMPGAAVVQEHMVETNPSLVYDSYVKIFTGNDEIADEIDPAFVININKMFPEEQAEVLKAEVGDAMWQVVRIPTIVSRTCDGGTTSRWSAMQIGMSMISAYKQAAGEAATGDFAYAAKHAEVVHMGSYLPVRRARGENEPGGIAFGFLADICQSSRVNMDDPVRVTLDVVASGAMLYDQIWLGSYMSGGVGFTQYATAAYTDNILDDFTYFGKEYVEDKYGMTEAPNTMETVLDVASEVTFYGLEQYEEYPALLEDQFGGSQRAAVTAAAAGCSTAFATGNAQTGLSGWYLSMYLHKEQHSRLGFYGYDLQDQCGAANTFAIRGDEGLPLEARGANYPNYAMNVGHQGEYAGISQAAHAARKDAFVFNPLVKIAFADDNLAFDFSNVRAEFAKGALREFEPAGERALISPAK, via the coding sequence ATGGCTGATAAAAAATTTATGGAAGCTTTAAAAAAGAAATTTGAAGAAGCCCCAGAAGAATCTAAAACTCATTTCTACGACCTTGGTGGTTGGAAACAATCTGAAAGGAAAACCGAGTTTGTAAAAGCTGGTAAAGAAATAGCCGAAAAACGTGGAATTCCGATGTACAACCCAGACGTTGGTACACCACTCGGCCAAAGGGTACTTATGCCTTACCAGATTTCAACTACCGACACATACGTGGAAGGTGATGACTTACACTTTGTAAACAACGCTGCAATGCAACAGTTCTGGGATGACATAAGAAGAACTGTTATTGTGGGTTTGAACACAGCACACAACGTTATTGAAAAAAGATTAGGTAAAGAAGTTACTCCTGAGACAATTACTACTTACCTAGAAACTGTAAACCACGCTATGCCTGGTGCAGCAGTTGTTCAAGAACACATGGTGGAAACAAACCCATCATTAGTATACGACAGTTACGTGAAAATCTTCACTGGTAACGACGAAATAGCAGACGAAATTGACCCTGCATTTGTTATAAACATCAACAAAATGTTCCCTGAAGAACAAGCTGAAGTTTTAAAAGCTGAAGTAGGGGACGCAATGTGGCAGGTTGTAAGAATACCAACTATAGTTTCAAGGACTTGTGATGGTGGTACAACTTCAAGATGGTCTGCTATGCAAATTGGTATGTCTATGATTTCTGCATACAAACAAGCAGCAGGGGAAGCCGCAACTGGTGACTTCGCATACGCTGCAAAACACGCAGAAGTTGTACACATGGGTTCATACCTCCCTGTAAGAAGAGCAAGAGGGGAAAACGAACCTGGTGGAATTGCATTCGGTTTCTTGGCTGACATATGTCAGTCTTCAAGAGTAAACATGGATGACCCAGTACGGGTAACCCTTGATGTTGTTGCATCTGGTGCAATGCTATACGACCAAATCTGGCTTGGTTCATACATGTCAGGTGGTGTAGGATTCACTCAGTACGCTACAGCAGCATACACAGATAATATTCTTGACGACTTCACATATTTCGGTAAAGAATATGTAGAAGACAAATACGGAATGACAGAAGCACCAAACACTATGGAAACAGTTCTAGATGTAGCTTCAGAAGTTACATTCTATGGATTAGAACAGTATGAAGAATATCCAGCACTTCTTGAAGATCAGTTCGGTGGATCACAAAGAGCAGCAGTTACTGCTGCAGCTGCAGGTTGTTCAACTGCATTTGCAACTGGAAATGCACAAACTGGTTTAAGTGGATGGTATTTATCCATGTACTTACACAAAGAACAGCACTCCAGACTTGGATTCTACGGATACGACCTTCAGGATCAGTGTGGTGCTGCAAATACATTTGCTATCCGTGGAGACGAAGGATTACCTCTTGAAGCAAGAGGAGCAAACTATCCTAACTACGCTATGAACGTAGGTCACCAGGGAGAATACGCAGGTATTTCTCAGGCAGCACACGCTGCAAGGAAAGATGCATTTGTATTTAACCCACTGGTAAAAATCGCATTTGCAGACGATAACTTAGCATTTGACTTCTCTAACGTACGTGCTGAGTTTGCAAAAGGTGCATTACGGGAATTCGAACCAGCAGGAGAAAGAGCTCTTATCTCTCCAGCTAAATAA
- the mtrE gene encoding tetrahydromethanopterin S-methyltransferase subunit E, giving the protein MVDPMITGLGVVALMGAAATIAGAAEDLESDIGSMSNPNSQVQLAPQMGNVHRLFNKAVSGEPVLWGTMVGIAGSLAYVLMATIHLPVIMAIAAGAATTALVHAVYSTTSYLGRIVGQSQFNQPVYLDVITSHLGPIAGHGFIVTFLIVGLSYLMTLPIQGLGHPFPLPLLAVLWGITIGAIGSSTGDVHYGAEREYQQYPFGGGIPVAIHGDVTRKSELGPRNSIDVVYFCSKYGGPVTGFAFGLIVFLSFWITIVFGVLGGVIAGIVIILLLIIINNRVEVFARSKYGPYERD; this is encoded by the coding sequence ATGGTAGACCCTATGATAACAGGATTAGGTGTTGTTGCCCTTATGGGAGCTGCTGCTACTATTGCAGGAGCTGCTGAGGACCTTGAATCAGATATCGGTTCTATGAGTAACCCAAACTCTCAGGTTCAACTGGCCCCACAGATGGGTAATGTTCACAGATTGTTTAACAAGGCTGTATCAGGCGAACCAGTACTTTGGGGTACAATGGTCGGTATCGCAGGTTCATTAGCATATGTTCTCATGGCAACAATACACCTACCAGTCATAATGGCGATAGCTGCAGGTGCAGCAACAACTGCTTTGGTTCATGCAGTATATTCTACAACATCGTACTTAGGAAGGATTGTTGGTCAATCCCAATTTAATCAGCCTGTGTACCTTGATGTAATAACATCACACTTAGGACCAATAGCAGGACATGGATTTATTGTAACATTTTTAATAGTAGGATTATCATACTTAATGACCTTACCAATTCAAGGATTAGGACACCCGTTCCCATTACCACTGCTTGCAGTGCTCTGGGGAATAACAATAGGTGCTATAGGTTCATCCACTGGGGATGTTCACTACGGTGCTGAAAGAGAATATCAGCAATACCCATTTGGTGGAGGTATTCCAGTTGCTATTCATGGTGACGTGACCAGAAAATCAGAATTAGGTCCTAGAAATAGTATAGATGTAGTTTATTTCTGTTCTAAATATGGTGGACCTGTAACCGGATTTGCTTTCGGTCTCATTGTATTCTTAAGCTTCTGGATTACCATAGTCTTTGGAGTACTAGGTGGGGTAATTGCAGGTATTGTGATAATCTTACTCTTGATAATCATTAACAACAGGGTAGAAGTATTTGCCAGAAGCAAGTACGGACCATACGAGAGAGATTAA